The DNA segment TACCTGACATCGTGTGGATACTTTCTAAGAAGAGATACTCCAAAAACCAAACATACAAGGAAGCAATTTGTAAATGATTAAATAATCTGATTTCATCGAAGACCAAATAATACAGATTATGTGGGGTTTGAAATGTGGTCGATGAGCTACATGTATACCCAAAAGATGCAATGTGATTTAATACAGACAAATAGCAAAAATTGTCACAAACTTTTCATCTTAATAAAGGTTAAAGatcttatctaaataaaaaatctattaCACCATAATATTACCCCGGAGGGAACCTGCACTATTAATCTTAatagaacaatatttttttgtgtgtttttagtgaaaagagaaaataaatcttaaaatatttattgtctgGTAAACTGATCTGTTCCTGACTTGTAAAATGATAGCAATCCTACCCGGTTAAAAAggatctttttaaaataaatagtttgtaAATGACAGGCACATGTAAACAGTAGCATTCCTTTCATTTATAACGTGTCAAATTATAAGGTGCACTTCAAGTAAAAGACCAggtaatatacatatacataaattCATACACACTCCcacagtaaaaatgaaattgacccTTTGACTTGACTTGAATGAAAATGCTTCAAATTCAGATATTGCTTTAGTTAAACTCTACTTTTACATCTTATATGCATGAATGGGAAGAAATTATGAAGTCTTTTCAAATTATTACGTAAACAATGAGAGGTGAATCATTCTTTGCATTAAGTGATAtaatttaacttataaatgatttaaaatgcaCCCTATTTGGAATTCGTATTACACAAGGAAGGACAAGGTTAAATAAATTCGACCTCTACGGTTTTGAGTGTTTCACAATCGGgtgcattatatttgtttatataatcattgtattatgatgtttttgtattttgccTGACAAGGACCCAtgattggaaaaataaaataatgtctaaTGTCTAATGTCTATTTGTGTGCATTAACCCCATAGTAATTACAGAATTTTATCTTTGATTTAACCATCTGAACTACAGTCTTCAGCAACATTGTAAaacacacaggcacttgtctcagccgttgtctttttttctgagacaagtgcctgtggtaaAACACCCTTATCAAGtgtttatttactatttttgttGATGTATACACATAGATATTATTGATATGTACAGGATTCAATActtgataattttatattttagtaaaCATTCACACTCACAATGGACAAGAAAAAATGCAGGTCTCAGATACAGCAGGCCAAGTAAGTAGTggataaaataacattttcaaacCAAAGTACTTCAGAAATGTGTCATATGAAGACCTACAACGGATTGACTGCAGAACaccaaaaaaaggaaaagaaaaaaaagagactCCATCCTTCTACACAGCGATTCCTTTGATTAACATTGCTCATTCAGTTCTGTTGATACTTCTCATTGAAAACTAGGGAATTCAAACCATTACAATTGCTACTGAAATAAGGGAAAATAAAGCAAGAGACACAAAGAAAAGAGAAcgccaatataaaaaaatgaacatatatatccaaagaaacacaacattttaCATCTTGTAAGTTCCaaatcaagaaatataaatttgaacataaaaaactCAATTATGAGCATTATGATATTAATGAAcagttattttttcttatttccttATAAACAAGCCTGTAGCAAATTGAAGTAGGTGATTCACATTAGCTGCAATGATTGTGATCAGTGAACAGTAAACAGGAAATGTTTTAAAgatgattttgttgtttttccagGAAACGTACGACCGACTACGGACATTATCGTATTATGACACGGATGTATTTATCGTCTGCTTTTCTGTGGAGGATAAAGACTCATtagaaaatgtcaaaacaaaatggattccaGAGATTAAAGAATTCCGACCCAATACCCCATTTATTCTCGTAGGGACACAAACTGATTTACGTGGTTCAGTGACAGATATCACAGACGCTTGTATTAAAACTACAAAAGGAAAGAAACTAGCTAAGAAATTTGGTGCTGTAGACTATTTAGAATGTAGTGCACTAGAATTAAATGGAATGGACGAAATATTTAGTGTTGCATATCATGCTGCAGTAACTCCTAAAAAGAAACGACGGGTATGGAAGAGTCTCAAAAGTGCTTTCAAACGAAAATCTGTTGCAGAAAAATGAATTCACTATGTACCTCATCAAAACTAAAATccatatttattatgtctgtctTAGCAAGGAGGTTACATTAACCTCCTTTGTCTTAGTGATTGCTGATCTTGACGAATGCTCTTATACTAGATTACTTCGCCGTCCATTGGCTTGCATGTGGTGGTGATTTTGATAGTGTAAATTGTGTGACAAACACTTTGAGTGTGTTAACTTTGTGTCCGATGTGTTCACGTCTCTAAGGGCAAATGCAtaataataaatcaatcaaataatCCTTTTACTagaattcttttttaaaaatcgtTTGTTGACCCCTTGATGttgttttattgcttttttCCCCTTGTCGTTCGAGTGATGCCACATAGTCCTATACCCTACATCGCTTTTCaatcatatttacattaaaactgTGAGTGAATCAGTGAAAACATTTAACAGCTGTTAcactttataaattaaaatcgtccgaacgctcaaagccgaatatttgaaagccaatggTGTATTAGAACCGAGACAGTTGTAGGGCTTTATGAACAAAAACAGTGAATGTCTTTATGTGTGTGATTGTGTGCTTGACCTGAAATACGCTAACGAAAATGTGTTTGACATtgttcttcaagtaaataacaGAGTAGATACATACAGTAACAACGGACTACATCCGCTGTTTTTATTCTATTCTTTTTGTCTCCTTTAGCGTCTCGTTGGCTGCCATACCACATCTCCATATTTTATAGAGAAACTGGTAAAAGTCAACTTCGACCAACATTGCCGGAGAACGAATGAATAATTGtaaaatcatttgttaaaaaagtaaactgacaacgccatcgccaaaaaagaaagaaaaaagacaaagaggcaaacaaaagtatataaaacacaaCAGAAGTGAGCGATTGGTAGTAATATAAAGAAATCCAAAATGCCTATTGTTTGGTAGCAAAGgaaattacatataaaatatttttgtaatgaaCGAACTTAACTTTTGTCAAATGGAATGTAACCTtaatgataactttttacaGGATTTAGGCAATAACATGTGTTTTATTAATTATCATCTTTAAGCAATGGTCAGATGAATAAGAAAGAAAAGCTTATGGACAATTATTATACATTGCATGTTATATTTTCTTATCCATTTGATCATAAAAGCCGATGTACTTTTACTATTAAACAGCAATTTATCCTAAATTGGTCTGTGAACTTGTAAATGGCTGCAACATTTAGTA comes from the Mytilus trossulus isolate FHL-02 chromosome 3, PNRI_Mtr1.1.1.hap1, whole genome shotgun sequence genome and includes:
- the LOC134711661 gene encoding cdc42 homolog; this translates as MMTKKGPKEVKCVLVGDGGVGKTSMILSYTTGKIMTSYEPTCFDDYLVNIHTHNGQEKMQVSDTAGQETYDRLRTLSYYDTDVFIVCFSVEDKDSLENVKTKWIPEIKEFRPNTPFILVGTQTDLRGSVTDITDACIKTTKGKKLAKKFGAVDYLECSALELNGMDEIFSVAYHAAVTPKKKRRVWKSLKSAFKRKSVAEK